GGGAGGAGCGACTCTCAAGGGGAAGGTGCTATTGTCCCCATCTCCCCCTCGTCTTGCTTCAAGTGGCTCAACATCCTGTCGTGCTCTTATACTTATTTCTCTACCTCAAATTCGAAACAAAACCCGTGTCCGGCAAGAAAATCCACTGCGGCAGGCATTAAAAACTGGCTGTTcaccacctcatcctcctgtGCCAGTGTTCTGAGCAACTCTTGATAGCATTTTTCTCTGAGCATACGGAGCGTTCTCCAGCACATTCTGGATAGTGCCAGGTAATTAGTGGTGAACTTTAGGACTTCGCCCTGAAATCTGTTACGCAGCATCTCGAACAGTTCGACTGTTGTTAACTGGCGgggccttttttttttttttttgaagtCATGAAAAGGAAGGGTTAACAGCTGAGCTTTAATGATTGGGCAGGCGAGCTAAACTGATATGCACTTGATCATTATGCAACTCATGCAGGAAGAAATCATTTGAACCACCATGTTCACATAAAGGATCAGGTACTCGGGAACATATCCATCCACCCCAGCCCCGACAAGTTCCCGATATCCCACTGGTTATCAAATGACATATCTGGGTTCGAGTAGGGAAGGATGTCGGGAAATAGGTCCGGTGCGATATACTGCATTGGTATTCCATTTCTGCCCTCGGGAGGTTCAAGGAGAGCTGAGGGGCCGGCCTCGAGTGCATCAACGGCCACTGTAGTTGACGACGACGTGGACATGGACAGAATCTTCGAAACGGATTCTGCAAACTGCGTAATGCAGATATTCGCTAGATCCCATCCGTCCTTTGCTGCGGCTTGCAGCTTTGTCCAGAACCGGTCAAGGTCTGTCCTGCATTTTTCTGCGACAACTGGTTCGCGTGATTCAACTGTGCAGCGGAGGAGAATTATTACAGTTAGGATTAGGTGGTGTGCGGTATCTGCGCCGTTATTATATCAGTATATAGACAGTATTAGTTGTTGGGGTACGTACAGGGGAGCCAATATTCTTGGAACTGTGCCTTTGTGAGAGCACAAAAGAAGTTTACGATGTCTTGGGCCGATCTGCGCAATTGACCAAGGTAGTATGCCATATTTTGTTTGCGCTCTGTGTCTGTTGATACCGCTGCCGCCTATGAACCGTCAGTACTGTTTCAGAGTCTGGCGATGACATACATACATGCAACGCTATCCGTTTCAGCAATAATCTGATAGAGAGGTAGCCTAGACGCAAGTTGCTGCAACCCGGGATCCTTCGTTTATCACCATCTCGGGGTCGTGCTTCGCCAGGGAGGCAATCATCCCAGGCATCTAGATCAGACTCCAAACGGCGGATTTGCTTCCAGATATCGTCTTGGTCGATCGTCAAATTATATGCAAGCGGAAGGATGTCCCCAAGAATTATGGTTAGACGACACAGATTCGAGAAACAAGTATAGGCTATGTTATGTCGCTCCGAGTGACGCGACGATGTGACAAAATCTTGAACGGCAGGAACCGGGACATCATATTGATCCTTGCGGATCATCGGTGGTGTACCATGCGCAAAACTTGACCTGAAAAGCAGAATTAGTACTTGTAGccagaagaaagaaagaagcttACCAGTAATCGTGTATTAATACTGCCCACCAGAGACGCCTTCGTAGGTCTCTCTCGATAGCCGGGCGTTTCCAATCAGTCGGATTGCGGTTCAAGCCCAGGCTCAACGCTAGCGAGACCGCACGCCCAGTGTTGATCGTGTTTTGAGCAACGGAGCAAATGGGGCGGCCTGCCATGTCTAAAACAACTCCATAAAGCGTGGATAAGCCTGGGACAAGAAAATCTTGCTGCAGCGCTTCGACAGCTAGGTTCCACAGGAAGAAGGAATCCGGTCGCGGCAGCTTCTTGAGAGTGGGCGAAAAATCCCACAGGATCTGTGCCACGGCAAAAAAGTCACAAGTAAGGGTTGGAGAAACCTTGTTGTTGCGATACAATTGAGTGAACGAGTCTTGATCGAATACTGGGAATGCCGGGTGAATGTGCTCGAAGTATCTGGGTCAGCGTTAGCCGGGGCGCACAAACAATGTGGGAAGCTTTCCACGAAGCTTTTTGAGGACGCACAAGTCAAACAATTCACTTGCAGAGGGTTTCAGGATCTGCATGAGGATTTCCACCTGCTGTTTCCCTGGGTTCTCGGCCATCGCGAGCCCTTCTCTATGCCGGGGAACATTCATGTACACCATGGGATTATTCGTTGGTGCCTGGGAAGACGTATATCTCTCTAGGATTCGGATATCCTCCGAAATCACCGGATTGGCTACCATAGAGAGTACTGGCTTGGAGGGATCCTGGTGTGGACCACCGTGATAATGCGGCCCAACCCGATCTTGtccagcctcttcatctATAGGCGACGATTCTGGCTCAGGCCGGGGTAATGGGCTTTGCACAACTGTTCGTTGACCAACATTGCGTCTCGCAGCACGCTCTGATGCAGACCGATTCTTCTGCGCTGGGCTGGAAGTAAATTCGCAGGGAGCTTCCTGGAGGCTGCATAGCACACAAGGGCGATCCGGGGCACCGCCCGTGCACCGCCGCTTAAATCGGCGGCATCTGTCGCACGCTGGGGACTTGTGGGAGCGGTATGGACGTCGCTGGGTCATATTCAAATCTTCTTCTGTTGCAAGAGCTCCATACATAGGCGCAAGGGATGAGAGTGTACATATCAGCCTTATCAGGTTCGATGGCGGAGAAGCACCGCTAGTTTGGGTTGCCCGTCGGGAAACTGATTAGCTCCATTCCAATATGCCCCCGGCAGCAACCTGGTGGGTAAGTATCTCGTAGGCAATTGATTTATTGAAGGACTTTGATGTCCTGTTGTAGCCGCAGGAGAAACCATGGGATGTCGtgaatattataattacgATTGTTTGTGACTGTTCTGGTCAAATAGAGGTCTGTTCTGGTCTATACCTGATTAGGCAACCAAAGAGCTTCCTTGGTCGCGTCGCAACGCGTCGTCTTCCCAATAATTGTTTCTTCAACTTACCTTGCTCTCGCTCACTACAGCTTTTACGAAGTTTTGCGACAAGGAATTGAATAGAATGGCCccaaaggaagaggaaatccCCGAAATCCCCAACGAGCCGCCTGCTGAGACAGACCTCTACGAGATCCTAGGCGTCAAGGAAGATGCCACCCCAGAGCAGGTCAAGTCAGCTTACAAGAAGCTTGCGTTAAGACATCATCCTGGTACTTCTTCTTGAGCCCCTGGCTTTACGTGTTTGTACGCCCCCCAGCTAACGAAGCAAAAGACAAGGCTCCAGCAGACGCCCGAGAAGAGGCCAACCAACAGTTTCAAAAGATCGCGTTCGCCTATGCAATCTTGTCCGATACacgacgacgacagcgcTTTGATCTGACCGGTAGCACCGCCGAGGCTGTTGATCTGGACGATGACTTTGACTGGGTGGACTTCTATCGGGAACAATTCTCGAATGCGATTGACACGAATGCCCTCGAGAAATTCAAGGAAGAATACCAGGGAtcagaggaggaggaaagggaTCTGCTTGCTGCCTTTGAAAATCACGAAGGTGATTTAGACAAGATCTACGAGTCGGTGATGCTATGCAATGTTctagacgacgacgaccgcTTCCGTACCATCATAGACAAGGCCATCGAGTCCGGGAGAGTCCAGAGCTACAAGGCCTATACAGAAGAGTCAGAGAAGAAGCGGGGCCAGCGACTGAAGCGCGCACAGAAGGAGGCGAAAGAGGCGGAAAAGCTAgcgaagaagctggggaaggagaaggaggggagcAACGCAAAAGCCGGGGGCCGGAGGAGCAACAAAGGCAGCGCGCCGGGGAACAATAATGATTTGGCAGCCCTCATTCAGCAGCGACAAGCGTCTCGCGCGGACTCGTTCTTCGACCGGCTGGAAGCGAAGTACAACCTTTCTGGGAAAAAGCGGGTGGCAATGGATGAGCCACCAGAGGAGGCGTTTGAAGCTACTGCTGCGCGGCGGAGCTCGAAGAAAACGAAATCCAAGACAAAGGCATAGAGGAGCTTGGATATGAAAGTGGATTGGCCCACGGTCTATTGTATTTATTGGGTATAGGGGCGTTTTGGGGGTTATCGTCATCACATCCGCGCTGTCCAGAGTAGCAAGTCTAGCTACGGAGTAGAATCCCATGATTTGTTTGCTTGGTCTTGGCTTTTACGGGGAATTTGGTTCTTTTACTGGCGATACAAATAGCTCAAATGATTGTCGTCGCTAATCTGGTTCACCACAGCCACAGAGGCATCACACGACAGAGGAACCCCCGTCGGGGCCGTGGCCGTCAGTGACTCAGTAATTAGCTCCTTGTGATGCCTGATTGGGGATCTCCTGTGCGTCATTCCTAATGCATCCCAACTATTGATCGACTAGGGAAGGGAGCTGCAGTGTCACCTTCTGTCCAACAGCTGAGGCCACTTTGTCGCCTCCCTTGAGCTGATCTGCTCGAGCTAACGAGAAACTGCAAGGGAGATGGAGCAGGTGTGGACGCTTTCGCTGAATGATTGTGGCCTGTTTGGCTTTATACCCCGCATGCCGAGGGTTGCAACTCAAAAGGCTATCCATTCTGTCCATTGTGATTCCCCATGAGAACTTCACACCCCCCGCGATGATTTAACATGATCTAATCCTACCTGGAGGACGACTACTTCCCCCGCTCTCACAACCCCGCCAAAGAGCTCACAAGTCCCCCGCCCCGTCGTTTTCCCCCGGAAATCACCTTCCTCGCGTTCTGCCCCGTCGTCCAAGAGAAAATACTCGGAACTGCACAGTGCGATTCTCGCTGTGATTGGCAGGGAATATCGCAGGGAATACTCTTTTGCCGCGGTATTGGGCGGGCTGCATTCACAGCGTCACCGCCGGCTCCGTTGGACCACTCGTTATCCGAGGGTGAAGGAACGAGGAATGCTAAGCCCGAGAGAAATCACAGAACAAAGAAGATCCCGATCCTCAAAGCCACCGCGGCGACCAAAGCCGCCTTTCCCACCGGTCTAGATCGTCAAGGCTTCACCATTTACACGTGGAGACGGCCCCCCGAaaccctccttcagctttgAGCTCCAGTTTAACTAGCTGCAGCCTAGCTGCTTGCCCAGCCTTAGGCATATATCAATATCCATTACCCCCCACCTATATCCGATAAATCGTCCAAACCCTAGGTAAAGCAAAATCAACCCGAGCTCTCACAACTGAAGCGTAATTTCCAACTGGAACTGACTGTCACCGTCCAGATAGCTCTCCACATTGGGCACCTTGTTTCGCTTAGAGGACGGTTCTCCACCCTTCGCCAACAGCCGTGGGCGGCGCCACACCCACAAGAATGTCCTCCCATCGCAGGCCCGGTGGGCTCGCCGCTgcgctggaagaagaacgtctcgagcttgctgctgagcttcgGAATTCAACCGCAAACCGCACGACTACGACTTACGCACCTCAGAGACGGAGTATACTCGACACCGCCACCGGTCCCTCTCCCGGTTTCGTCGCCCCACGGCATGGTTCCATTGCGGGAATCGGTGTTGGTGTGACTCCGCCCGCTGGTCGCGGCTACCAAGATTCTCCCCCTACTTCACCACCAGTGGTACCGACAATGAATAACGATCCCAATGAaactccctcttcttcagcctcttcagCGTCTTCGACACCATCAACTACACCAGTAACAACTCCCAAAACACCCTACACGAGTTTGAAAACCGCCCCTCCCCCGCTCAAGCGTCCGGATCCACCGGCCTCGAatgacaaggagaagaacgGTGATAAAAAGCCAGGTTCTCCCGAGACTAGGCGACTAAGTATCCGTTGGGATTCCGGTGTCGATATGCCACCCAGTGCTAATGGGAGGCGTTTCGGCCCGCCGCAGGAGAAGGCACCTCGGGCGCTTCCGGGCAAGAATGCGATGGCCGCAGTGATGTCAGGGTTCGATCTCAAGGTCGGACTGCCGAGTTTTAGCAGAGGACGGGACTCCAGTCGGAATGCCACGAAGAGGGGTACTTCCTTAGACTCGCACCTTCCCACACTGGGGCGGAGGGCGCAGTCCGGCTCACCAGCGCGCCGCTTGCCAAACTCCAATCTTCGCACTGCGGCATCCGATGCCCCCAAGTCCCAGACCGACAAGACAAAGGAGAGTAAAGTTGAAAGTTCGGACGAAAAGCTTCTTCGCCCCCCTGCAATTCGCCACGGATCTTCGGAAACTGACGTCAAAGGCTCCGCGTCTGGAGATGAGCGATTGTACGACAGTGACAATAACGCGTCTGAGTCtagcgaggaggaagacgagctGTCTTCGAGTGACGACGAAGCTGGCTCCGAAAACAACAGTGAAGACGTGAAACGTGGTCGAATGAAGGAAGCTGAACCGGATTCTTCCAGTTCAGGCGAAACCTCAGAAGACTCAAAGCCTGCTTCGGACGAGACTGGTATGTGACTCGACTCATTTATTTGTGCTCCGAAATCTTGCATTTTTATGTGCACCGAGTTGCTAGTAGAGGTGCTGACATACGATATACAGACGGTGAAGAAACCAAACCTCAAGGCCCAGAGTTGATTCATTCCTCAAAGACCGGACCGATGCCGAAAACTCCAGAGGTTCAACCGCATACGAGTTTCGATTCACCTTCAGTACTTAATACGCCTTTTGGCTCCGATGATGAAGCGGAATTATCCGACATCAAACGCGCTCAGAAGCTCAGCATCCAAATGTCTAGCGTTGATAATTCCGTTCGCAACCGATCCATCCGAACCATCATCCGCGGGGATTATACCAACATgcatgaggatggcgacgGCGGTCGACGGCGGCAACGCAAGTATCTAGTGACGACGGATCTCAGTGAGGAGTCTGTCTACGCTCTAGAATGGACGATTGGGACGATATTACGAGATGGAGACACCATGTTTGCTGTTTTTGCCATGCACGAGGAAACAGGGACCCAAATTGGAGAGGGTGCCAAAGCAACACAAGACGTTGCTGCCGTGGTGGGCTCCCAAACAGCCGAGACGGCTCAGAAAACACAGAACGAATCCTCCAATCCCAATCTCTCCCGCgccatcctcaaccgcctggGTTCGGGAACTGATAGCAGGCCTGGCTCTGTTGATTCACGTGGAATGTCCAAGGCAGAAGCTGAACGCTCGCATGCAGTCCATCTCATTTCTCAAACATGTGTTCGACTTCTGCGAAAAACCTTACTGCAGGTCCGAATTGCTGTTGAAGTGATCCATTGCAAGAGTCCCAAGCATATGATCACAGAGGCTGTATGCTCATTccccttcccattccaaCAATAGTTGAAAACTTTACTAACATCGTGTTATAGATTGATGGGCTGGAACCCACACTCGTGATTGTTGGGGCTAGGGGGCGAAGTGCGCTGAAAGGGTAAGTCTTCGTTTTTGCCAAGATAAAAGCAGTGAGGAGGTAGCTAATGCATTTTGGCAGTGTACTCCTCGGGTCATTCTCGAACTATCTTGTTACGCATTCATCTGTTCCGGTTATGGTGGCGCGAAAGAAACTCAAGAAAAAGGCCAAGAACAAGACAAATGTGCGTCTCTCGAACAACCTGACGACACCAAAGAAGCTGGCATCGGCAAGAGTAGattagtaaattattattttatgATTTGTTTTCTGTTGCCCGCATGCTAGCGAAATACCTTGATGAGTTGATGATAATCTGGCTGGCGCATAAACTGGACCGGGAAGGCTATGTTGATTTGTTTTATTGACGGCTCTTTAATTTGCATTCTGAATGTGTATAATTATGATATTACCTTAACGACAACGAGAATGATGAGACGAATCAAATAATCTGTTGGGATGGTTTTGTAGCTTGCTCTGCTACTGTAGGTATGATGACACATCACGTGGCCCCCGTGCTCTCCGCCAAATCGACAGCGAAACGAACAACGAGCGGGTCGAACTTCCCCGAACGTTGACGGACGGCATCAAGAGctccctcctgctcctcacTCCGACCCTTTTCCTTCTACTTTCTTACTCTCTTGGTTTTTTCCGTTTCCCACCGGTGTTTTCCTCCGGTTCCCTCAGCCATGGCGGATTTCATCGACCCCCGAATGTCCTCCGTCCAGCCTCGCATCCGTTACAATACAATCGGAGGCATCAACGGCCCTCTCGTTGTCCTCGACAATGTCAGTATCTTACTACTATGAAGCCTTCTctgctcttcagcttctcccaCAATCGCGTGCCATGGTTATCAGCCTAACCATCTGCTCAACTAGGTCAAATTCCCCACCTACAACGAGATCGTCTCCCTGACGCTCCCCGATGGAACTGAGCGGTCGGGACAAGTTTTGGAAGCTAGAGGTATGCCCTCCATGCTAATAAGCAGGCAGCTTTAGGTATATCGAGCTTCGATGGCTGACTGGCTCTTGTGAACAGGAAACCGAGCTATCGTCCAGGTGCGCTATATCACAGCGGTTGAGCTTCCTTTTCTTGACGGAGTACTAACTTACGGGTTGCGATATAACTAGGTGTTTGAGGGAACTTCAGGTATCGATGTCAAGAAGGTATAATACGCCGTTTTTATTTTGGTGCTATGGAGGCTTGGGAAAGTGACAACGCTGACGTCGACTACCGTAGACCAAAGTCGAATTCACCAACCACAGTTTGAAGCTTGGCGTTTCCGAGGACATGCTTGGTCGTGTTTTCGACGGCTCAGGTCGCGCCATTGATAAGGGTCCTAAGGTGTTGGCGGAGGACTACTTGGATATCAACGGTCAACCGATCAACCCCTACTCGAGAGTATGTCCTTTCTAGCACGGGGATGCTACAGGCGGATAGCGCTGACGGAATTTCCTATAGGTGTACCCTGAAGAGATGATTTCTACGGGTATCTCCGCCATTGATACCATGAACTCAATCGCCCGTGGTCAGAAGATTCCCatcttctcagcctccgGTCTCCCTCACAACGAAATCGCTGCTCAGATTTGTCGCCAGGCTGGTCTGGTTAACAAGCCGACCAAGGATGTTCACGACGGCCACGAAGAGAACTTCTCCATTGTCTTCGCCGCTATGGGTGTTAATATGGAAACTAGCCGTTTCTTCACACGTGATTTCGAGGAGAACGGTAGTATGGAGAGGGTCACCCTCTTCCTGAACTTGGCCAATGACCCGACGTAAGCTCAGCTTCCGTTTATCTGTTCCTCGTTCTCCATATGACTAACTAACCATAACAGGATCGAGCGTATCATCACTCCTCGTCTAGCATTGACTACAGCTGAATACTACGCTTACCAACTAGAGAAGCACGTTCTGGTTATCATGACTGATCTGTCGGCCTACTGTGATGCTCTGCGTGAAGTCTCGGCTGCCAGAGAAGAAGTTCCTGGTCGTCGTGGTTATCCCGGTTACATGTACACTGATTTATCGACCATCTACGAGCGTGCTGGACGAGTGCAAGGCCGCAATGGCTCCATCACCCAGATTCCCATTCTGACCATGCCTAACGACGGTATGTATCCTTAGTCGCTTGAACTTCATGTGTACCGTCATGCATCTACTAAACTCTTGATGCAGATATCACGCATCCCATCCCTGATTTGACAGGGTACATTACCGAGGGCCAGATTTTCATTGACCGTCAACTGTACAACAAGGGTGTTTACCCTCCGATTAACGTTCTGCCGTCCCTATCCCGTCTGATGAAGTCAGCCATCGGCAAGGGCCGTACTCGCGATGACCACTCTGATGTGTCCAACCAGCTGTACGCCAAGTACGCCATTGGACGAGATGCCGGTCAGTGATATTTTGCACCTTGATACACAgtaattaaactaattttaCCCAAACAGCTGCCATGAAAGCCGTCGTCGGAGAAGAGGCCCTCTCCTCTGAAGACAAGCTGTCcctcgagttcctcgacaAATTTGAACGTACCTTCATTAACCAGTCCGCCTACGAATCGCGCTCCATCTTTGAATCTCTTGATATCGCCTGGAACCTCCTACGCATCTACCCTCCACACCTCCTCAACCGTATCCCCAAGCGTGTTATTGACGAATTCTACGCCCGGTCAGGACGCAAGATTCCTAACAAGGACACGCGGGACAACTCTGCCCCTGAGCAAGCCCAGACTCAGAACGCGGATCTTGTTGAGACCTAGTTGAATTGTGGCTGTAAATATCTTGCTTTTGCGTCCCGTCCTTGCCTATCTATCAATATTATCTACTTCT
This region of Aspergillus puulaauensis MK2 DNA, chromosome 5, nearly complete sequence genomic DNA includes:
- the VMA2 gene encoding H(+)-transporting V1 sector ATPase subunit B (BUSCO:EOG09261KHB;~COG:C;~EggNog:ENOG410PI53;~InterPro:IPR022879,IPR027417,IPR005723,IPR004100, IPR020003,IPR000194;~PFAM:PF00006,PF02874;~antiSMASH:Cluster_5.8;~go_component: GO:0033180 - proton-transporting V-type ATPase, V1 domain [Evidence IEA];~go_function: GO:0005524 - ATP binding [Evidence IEA];~go_process: GO:0046034 - ATP metabolic process [Evidence IEA];~go_process: GO:1902600 - proton transmembrane transport [Evidence IEA]), with translation MADFIDPRMSSVQPRIRYNTIGGINGPLVVLDNVKFPTYNEIVSLTLPDGTERSGQVLEARGNRAIVQVFEGTSGIDVKKTKVEFTNHSLKLGVSEDMLGRVFDGSGRAIDKGPKVLAEDYLDINGQPINPYSRVYPEEMISTGISAIDTMNSIARGQKIPIFSASGLPHNEIAAQICRQAGLVNKPTKDVHDGHEENFSIVFAAMGVNMETSRFFTRDFEENGSMERVTLFLNLANDPTIERIITPRLALTTAEYYAYQLEKHVLVIMTDLSAYCDALREVSAAREEVPGRRGYPGYMYTDLSTIYERAGRVQGRNGSITQIPILTMPNDDITHPIPDLTGYITEGQIFIDRQLYNKGVYPPINVLPSLSRLMKSAIGKGRTRDDHSDVSNQLYAKYAIGRDAAAMKAVVGEEALSSEDKLSLEFLDKFERTFINQSAYESRSIFESLDIAWNLLRIYPPHLLNRIPKRVIDEFYARSGRKIPNKDTRDNSAPEQAQTQNADLVET
- a CDS encoding DnaJ domain protein (COG:O;~EggNog:ENOG410PKFU;~InterPro:IPR001623,IPR036869,IPR018253;~PFAM:PF00226;~antiSMASH:Cluster_5.8) — its product is MAPKEEEIPEIPNEPPAETDLYEILGVKEDATPEQVKSAYKKLALRHHPDKAPADAREEANQQFQKIAFAYAILSDTRRRQRFDLTGSTAEAVDLDDDFDWVDFYREQFSNAIDTNALEKFKEEYQGSEEEERDLLAAFENHEGDLDKIYESVMLCNVLDDDDRFRTIIDKAIESGRVQSYKAYTEESEKKRGQRLKRAQKEAKEAEKLAKKLGKEKEGSNAKAGGRRSNKGSAPGNNNDLAALIQQRQASRADSFFDRLEAKYNLSGKKRVAMDEPPEEAFEATAARRSSKKTKSKTKA
- a CDS encoding universal stress protein family domain protein (COG:T;~EggNog:ENOG410PFZ0;~InterPro:IPR006015,IPR006016;~PFAM:PF00582;~antiSMASH:Cluster_5.8) is translated as MSSHRRPGGLAAALEEERLELAAELRNSTANRTTTTYAPQRRSILDTATGPSPGFVAPRHGSIAGIGVGVTPPAGRGYQDSPPTSPPVVPTMNNDPNETPSSSASSASSTPSTTPVTTPKTPYTSLKTAPPPLKRPDPPASNDKEKNGDKKPGSPETRRLSIRWDSGVDMPPSANGRRFGPPQEKAPRALPGKNAMAAVMSGFDLKVGLPSFSRGRDSSRNATKRGTSLDSHLPTLGRRAQSGSPARRLPNSNLRTAASDAPKSQTDKTKESKVESSDEKLLRPPAIRHGSSETDVKGSASGDERLYDSDNNASESSEEEDELSSSDDEAGSENNSEDVKRGRMKEAEPDSSSSGETSEDSKPASDETDGEETKPQGPELIHSSKTGPMPKTPEVQPHTSFDSPSVLNTPFGSDDEAELSDIKRAQKLSIQMSSVDNSVRNRSIRTIIRGDYTNMHEDGDGGRRRQRKYLVTTDLSEESVYALEWTIGTILRDGDTMFAVFAMHEETGTQIGEGAKATQDVAAVVGSQTAETAQKTQNESSNPNLSRAILNRLGSGTDSRPGSVDSRGMSKAEAERSHAVHLISQTCVRLLRKTLLQVRIAVEVIHCKSPKHMITEAIDGLEPTLVIVGARGRSALKGVLLGSFSNYLVTHSSVPVMVARKKLKKKAKNKTNVRLSNNLTTPKKLASARVD
- a CDS encoding Zn(II)2Cys6 transcription factor (COG:S;~EggNog:ENOG410PFV0;~InterPro:IPR036864,IPR007219,IPR001138;~PFAM:PF00172,PF04082;~antiSMASH:Cluster_5.8;~go_function: GO:0000981 - DNA-binding transcription factor activity, RNA polymerase II-specific [Evidence IEA];~go_function: GO:0003677 - DNA binding [Evidence IEA];~go_function: GO:0008270 - zinc ion binding [Evidence IEA];~go_process: GO:0006351 - transcription, DNA-templated [Evidence IEA];~go_process: GO:0006355 - regulation of transcription, DNA-templated [Evidence IEA]), producing MYGALATEEDLNMTQRRPYRSHKSPACDRCRRFKRRCTGGAPDRPCVLCSLQEAPCEFTSSPAQKNRSASERAARRNVGQRTVVQSPLPRPEPESSPIDEEAGQDRVGPHYHGGPHQDPSKPVLSMVANPVISEDIRILERYTSSQAPTNNPMVYMNVPRHREGLAMAENPGKQQVEILMQILKPSASELFDLYFEHIHPAFPVFDQDSFTQLYRNNKVSPTLTCDFFAVAQILWDFSPTLKKLPRPDSFFLWNLAVEALQQDFLVPGLSTLYGVVLDMAGRPICSVAQNTINTGRAVSLALSLGLNRNPTDWKRPAIERDLRRRLWWAVLIHDYWSSFAHGTPPMIRKDQYDVPVPAVQDFVTSSRHSERHNIAYTCFSNLCRLTIILGDILPLAYNLTIDQDDIWKQIRRLESDLDAWDDCLPGEARPRDGDKRRIPGCSNLRLGYLSIRLLLKRIALHAAAVSTDTERKQNMAYYLGQLRRSAQDIVNFFCALTKAQFQEYWLPYTAHHLILTVIILLRCTVESREPVVAEKCRTDLDRFWTKLQAAAKDGWDLANICITQFAESVSKILSMSTSSSTTVAVDALEAGPSALLEPPEGRNGIPMQYIAPDLFPDILPYSNPDMSFDNQWDIGNLSGLGWMDMFPST